A DNA window from Phragmites australis chromosome 11, lpPhrAust1.1, whole genome shotgun sequence contains the following coding sequences:
- the LOC133885074 gene encoding nucleoside diphosphate kinase 3-like → MSSSSKLYQSASKAARSLLSAVSQAQRSSSSSVLTAEGRNAALATLTNLGRKTLPTVYSYHKAGGSHRHAHGWGWLAAVPAAVYMLQDQEAHAAEMERTFIAIKPDGVQRGLISEIVSRFERKGYKLVAIKLIVPSKEFAQKHYHDLKDRPFFNGLCDFLSSGPVLAMVWEGEGVIKYGRKLIGATDPQKSEPGTIRGDLAVVVGRNIIHGSDGPETAKDEIALWFEPKELVSYTSNTEKWIYGVN, encoded by the exons ATGAGCTCCTCTTCCAAGCTCTACCAGTCCGCTTCCAAGGCCGCCAGGTCCCTCCTCTCCGCCGTCTCTCAGGCCcagcgctcctcctcctcctccgtacTCACCGCTG AGGGTCGGAACGCTGCGCTCGCCACGCTCACCAATCTGGGCAGGAAGACCCTCCCCACCGTCTACTCCTACCACAAGGCCGGCGGATCCCACCGCCACGCCCATGGATGGGGATGGCTCGCCGCCGTCCCCGCAGCTG TTTACATGCTGCAGGACCAGGAGGCTCATGCTGCAGAG ATGGAGCGTACCTTTATCGCCATCAAGCCTGACGGCGTCCAAAGGGGCCTG ATTTCTGAGATCGTATCCCGATTTGAGAGAAAAGGGTACAAGCTTGTTGCCATCAAGCTGATTGTTCCATCCAAAGAATTTGCTCAGAAGCACTATCATGATCTCAAAGACAGACCTTTCTTCAATGGATTGTGCGACTTTCTAAGCTCTGGCCCAGTACTTGCGATG GTTTGGGAAGGAGAGGGTGTTATCAAGTATGGGAGAAAGCTAATTGGCGCTACAGACCCGCAGAAATCTGAACCAGGAACTATCAGGGGTGATCTTGCTGTTGTTGTTGGAAG AAACATCATTCATGGAAGCGATGGCCCGGAGACAGCAAAGGATGAAATTGCTCTCTGGTTTGAGCCCAAGGAGCTTGTCTCTTACACCAGCAACACAGAGAAGTGGATTTACGGGGTGAACTAA